The nucleotide sequence TTGATAACCCACCTCCTCTTCTCTCCAGTAATTTCTTAAATCGCGAATATCCACATCTGCTCCTGTCCATAATATTAAATTATAAAGATAGTTAGTCGGTCCATAACCAACCTCAGGGAAATTATCAGTGTACTGTTTGTTGTAAGTTAAGGAAGAATTAATAGATAGATTTTTAGAAGGATTTAAGGAACCTCCAATATTAAAAGATGTATTATTTAGGTCAGTATTCGGAACAATTCCTTTTTGATATACATTAGAAATTGAAGTTCTTAAGCTTGCCTTTTCACTTCCCCAAGCAACACTAACATTATTAGATTGAATGAGTCCTGTATTGAAAAAATTATCAATATTATCAGAACCTCTAGAGAGATATGGTAATGGAATAAGTTCTCCCGTTTCGGGGTCTATTTCACTATTATATTGTGTAGTTTCTACATATCCACTTGGAGTATCAGGATCTAACTGATCTAATTTAGGCCCCCAAATCCAGCCGCCTCCTTCTGTTCCGGAACCACTTCCATTAACATATGCATATACACCTTGATTTCCGTTACCATAGGTAGTTTGAACATCAGGAACTTTAATAAAAGATGGCTGAAACATCGTCGAATTGTTAACCGTAACCGTCAGCTTGCCTTTCTTTCCTTTTTTTGTTGTAATCATAATAGCTCCATTTCTTCCGACTGAACCGTATAATGCTGATGCCGTGGCTCCTTTCAAGACGCTAATACTTTCGATATCATCTGAATTTACTTTCCATAAATCAGTAGTCCGGTCTGGAATACCATCTATCACTAATAAAGGACTAGCACCTCGTAAACTAATTTGTGGATCCTGAAATAAATCTGTAGAATTTTGGATATTAAGTCCTGCTACCCTACCCGTTAGGGAACTTACAAAATTAGGCTCTTTAGCCTTTTGCAATTTCTGACCGTCTACTTCCTGAATAGCATATCCCAGCGCTTTTTTCTCTTTCTTTATTCCCAAGGCGGTCACTACGACTTCATTTAATTGCGATGCATCCTCAGCAAGAGTAACATTAATTAATTTTTGATTTCCAACAGCTATCCGCTGAGTTCGAAAACCCATAAATGAAAATTCCAAAGTATCTTGGGAGGACACCGTTCCGATATCATAATTACCATCAAAATCAGAGATCGTTCCTTTAGAAGAATTGAGAATTAAGACATTTACCCCTCCTAAAGGGATTCCATCCTTATCGGTTATTTCTCCAGTTACTCGACGGTTTTGAGAAAAACATAGCGTCGTTGTTACTAAAAACAACAATAGAGTAATCGTTTTTGTCATGATTTTAGTTATTAGATTTGATTGGTATGATCCATGTGTTTAATTGATGATTTGGAGTTTCCATAAGAATCTTAAAGAAATCAGATTTCTCTTTTACAGAGAATTTGGCAAACTCTTTTTTAATATTTGCTTCGCCTAAAAATCTATAATCGTCTTTTGCACCATATTTGACATTATTGGTCGTTGTTATATAAAATTTGGCAGTATTATTTTCATTTCCAATTGCACTCCAGTTCAGTGTAATTGTTTCATTCTGAAGATTTGCTTTGAGCCCTTGTGCATCGATCTGTCCTAGAAGGGAGATCCCATCCCACTCTTGTTTTACGGAGTCTTCTGGTTCTATTTGAAGAAAATCCATCATGGTTGGTAAAATATCAACAATAGCGGGAGTACTCTTTGTTAAGTATGTATTACCCTTCCTATTCATCGCAATCCATGTACTACGCTCACGGTCTGTCTGCCCTCCGTGATGCTTTCCATCTTTTAGGGTACGACCATGATCTGTGGTCACTAGAAACAGCCAGTCCTCATTAAAGTTTTCTTCTCGGAATTTTACAGCATTATAAATATTCCCGATAAGACTATCCTCATAGGTAATAGCCTCATATAACTTTGGGCTATCTCCATAGCCATGTCCCATATCATCAGAGAATTCTAGATAAACCCAACTTAAATCTGGGGCTTCCTTTTTAATATACTCTCCAGCTTTATAAGCTACCTTTTTATCAATATTTTTAATATACTCACGGTAACGATCATGAGGGAAGCTTATGGTATCCTTTTCAAATCCATCAAAAGCAAAGTCTACTTTCAGGAAGTTTGTTCCCACCAGATTTTCTCCTAAGAGCTTGGTTCGATTATCCTCCCAAGTGGAAAATATTGCCGTTTTTTTTCTTGGATACTTATTTTTATATAGCCTAAATATACTTGGGTAATTGTAGTTAGGTTGCTTAATTTCATTTCCGTAAACATTATGCTTATTTACCCAAACGCCCGTGAGTAAGCTATTGTATCCCACAGCAGATATTGTTGGAGTTTCAGAATAAGCTCCTTTTTCCCCACCAACATAAGCTTCTGAATAGGAACCTTCTTTACCAATTCGATTGATTTGAGGAGTTGCAACCTTTTCGATCATATCCGCAGCAATACCATCAACGATAATGAATACAACTTTTTTGTGTTTTTCGTCATCAGTTTGTCCTAATACCCGAAAACTACTGACCAAAAGAAGAATAGCCAGCATGGTAATTTTAGATTTCATTGCAATTATTTTAAGTTAGATTTTGCATTTCAAATGTATATCAGTAAAAAATAAATTGAATGAATGTTCAATTAATAAAAGTTTACATTAATGTTCCCCTTATGTTACTAAAAAGCGCCCATTAGCTTTTGTAAATCAATTTGGTATATTTGCGGAAAAGGCTTTGTGGGACGTAAAAATTTAAGTGTTAAAAGGCGAAAAGAGATTATTCAATCTTTCTATCGCATAGCAAAAAAAATAGGCCTTGAAAATACTTCGATTGCCAAGGTGGCCGAGGATATGGCAATCAGCAATGGATTGGTTATGCATTATTTTAAAACCAAGGATGAGCTTTTAATTGGTCTTAATGCATATATATTGGAAAAACACCTAAAAATTGTCAACTCCATAGAATATGGGGCTATGGATAATAGAAAAAGTCTTGAAAGTTTCATCACAAGCTTGTTTTCTAGAAAATGGAATACATATTTTGATGACGGCGTTTTCTATAGTTGTTATGCTTTAATTTATAGAAAAGAAGATTTTAACCATAGCTTTAGAAATTACCTGGAAAAACTTCATCAGGTGCTCCAATTGAAACTTCATGAAGCAAAAAGCTACGGAGTAATATTAAATGATAATATATCCGAAATAACCGAAGTCATTTTTGCTTTGATTGACGGAGCTTATTATTACCTGGGAATGTTTGATCAAAAAGATGACAGTTATAATAAACAGGAAGAACTTTATATAAAGTATGCTATTCAACTTCTGAATTTTTCTTCGAATTCCATATAATTCTATATAATGCAAATAGCGCTATCAATGCCCAGACTATATTTACTACAATATTGGGAAAATCATCCAATTTTGAAGCATTCACAACTAAACAAATACCACCAATAACATTTAGCAAATGATATGTTGGTCGTTTAGCCGATAACTTTCCGGTGCTCAAAAGAAAATAAGCAATAATAAACAGTATTGCTCCAAGCCAACCTATTAAACTTATAAGAGTCATTTTATAAATAGATTAAAAGACTAGATCTCTGCATATTTTTCTATTTTTCCTTACGTACATGCTTTTAATAAGCATCACGTATTGAAAACACCTTTATAAACAGATCATCTAATTCTTCCATTAAATTCTTAAAAAGACATTCATCCACCTTAAAGAATTCTAATAGTATTTTCTGCTAAAATAAAGTAATCACGATGATAAATGTTACTTGAAAGTTACCTATTGCTGATTACAGATGACTTTATATCAAATTCCATTGCTATTCCTTCTGTTTAAAGAAAATTATTAAAAAAAAGGATAAGAACCACCAAAAATAGGCTATAAAGCCTTTTTCTTTACTAGCTGAATATTCCTTCGTCCACCGTTTTCTTTTATTTCAATAGTAAGCTGCCAATTTTTAGGTATAGTAAATTTTGGAACCATAAGAATGAAATTAAACTCATCTCCTTTATAAATAATTTCAGGAACCTGAAGTTTGTAATCGATTGGCAAAAGCTGACGCTGCATTGATTTTCGCTTACCCTGTTTCTTGGTTTGGAGTGAAATTGTAATTTCTCCAGGTCTAAAACTAACCTCAGATCTATTGCTCAAATTTATTTTTATAAAAGCTTTCTCATTGAAATATTGAACTGTATATAATTTCATGCGCATGCCATCTTTATGAGTTCTTTTCATCACTTTCAGATCACGATCTAAAAGATATCTAGCAAATTTTTTGAACGCTTTCAAAGAATCGTAAGATGCTATTTGCAGATTACTTAATGAGTTCGTTGCAGTCAAGGTATCCTTTAGCTTAAAAATAGCATCATCGAGGGTAAAAAAATAGTTCAGGGTCGAGAGTGTCGACTGATATTGTAGCAAAAAGGAATATACATTTTGATCCTGATCAATCACCAGTAGATTACTTGATTTTCCGGGAGTAGCTTTTAAAACCCCAAATTGCTGAGGATAGTCTTTATTATACGTAAAGCTCATTTGCGAAGCGCCGGTAATAGCTTGTTGTATTGGCTTTGGAAAGAATAGTGCAACCTGCATCTGCTCATTGGCATATAAGGTATCCAGACTTTTCTTTTGAGCAATTCCAATATACGATGCTGGAATCATAAGAAGTAAGAAACAGAAACGACTATAGCGACAGGACACATGGAAAGATGGATAGAAAAAAGAATAAGAAAATTTCATGATTGTAAATATTTGAAGATTATGGTTTTAAAAACAGTCGATAATGATTTGCGATGGTCACTTTAATATTGCGATTATGCTTACGGAAAAGATTTTTCAGCCCACCCACCTGAGGTACGGAAGGGATATTAATATCCTGAATAACATCATCTAATATTTCGCGAGAAGCTTCCGCTCGAAAGTTGTTGACTACATAAATTCCTTCATTACCATCCTGCAGGTCATAAGCGCTCAAGCTTACAGGATCCCCCTTTATATTGGTAATCCTAAGGAAAACCCGGTTTGGACCTAAACTCACAAATCCATAAATTGGCGTGAATGCAGGATACACGTTCCCTTTAAATTGAATTTCCCGGAGCAGGTAAAGTTCTACTCTTGAATTGGATTGCACCTTTTGCGTTTTGGAAACCGCTACAGGTATAGGTGAAATCATCGTATTCTCTGCGATATGAGTATTCACATGATTATAACTAAACAAAGCTTCCTGACGAAGCCTGATTTCCTGTTGCCTTGATTTTGATATAGCACTAGAATCGGTGTCACTTTTAAGCCTTTTTTCCAAGGATACATTTCCAGTTGCTGTAGAAGGAATCTCTACAGCACTTAATGTATCTTCAGCTTGCTCTTGAAAACTCCAGGAATCCATAGTCCAACCTTGCTGATTTCGCATTTCTTCATTGGAATAGATATTATCTTTCTGCTGCTGCGCATGAATGGTAGTTTCATAAGGCAAAGAATCCGAAGTCTCCTCAATCTCGTCATATAGACTTGGTACGGTGGATGGTTTCTTTTCTTTGAGTTGATCCACTGCTTCTCTTCTGGAATCAAAGCCGTTTTCTGGATCTTTTAGCGCTGGTATATTAGGATTTTTTGGCACATTCTCTATAGTTCGTTCTTCTGTATCCTCGGTCCAAACCAACACCGTATAGGCGAGGGTAAATAATAAAATACAAAGCAGTACCGATCCAAATACAATGGTCTTTTTATCAAGTTTTATCATGGCAAACGATTTATAGTCTTATTCATTTTCAGTATCCGTTCTTTTCTGTAATCGGTTTTCGTAGAAATCTGTGATCATAAGACCATGAGGATTTCTGGGAAAACTTCGTTTTACTGGCAACAATTTGCCCGAGGTCATAAGGACATAGTGCTCTTTTACATTTCCGCGGTGAATACTAAAAAACACCTGAGTACGGAAAGGATATGGAGACTGCTTAGAATCCAAAGTAGATTTTATACTATCCACCTTTTGCACCAGTGCGTATTGCAGGATACGATTATAAACGCCATCGGCTTTTTTCTGTCGATACACTTCATCTACGGAAGAATTACCGAGCCATAATGCTTTTTCGAGTTGATCCTCATAGGTGTCCGGAGTCAGACCATAAAAAGCATAATGAAATCGCTCCAGATGTGCTTTAGCTTCAATTTCCAACTGGTTGCTTCGTTCTTGCCAAATCAGCGGAATGACCTGTCCACTTTCAGTAACTGCAAAGGCATTATGAAGTGCTTCCTGGTGCATTTTATAAATCAAAAAACCGGAAAGGATGCAAGCCGTAAATGCACCGATACTTACGCAAATACTAACCAGTCGATTGATACGCAATACGGAGTATATATTTTGATACGAAGATTTTTTTGTATAGTTCATTACAATAAAAATTAAAGAGTTATCAGGCTGTAAATAAGCGCATGGTAAAAGAGGTCGCTCTTTTATAGAGTTTAAATTTGATTAAGACAATAAAGGCAACTGATGCTGCTTCGATGAGTCTTTTTATGATTACATTATCGGGCACGGTTCCCAGCAGGTATTCAAAAAAATCCTGATTGATAGCCAGATACAGGGTATTGATAAAAATATTGACTAAGAAAAATGCAGGCACGAGCATATAGACTGCAATATATAAGCGGAAAAATGTATACGCCATTCCTCGGAATTTTTCAAATACGCACAGACTAATAATAAGCGGGAAAAAGACCTGAAGCAGCCCAAGAATGAAAAAGCGTTCTGCCAAGAAAAGCGGATAAATAAAAAGATCCAATATCCATAAAAACACTCCGGTTATAAAGGACAGCATCTGCAGCGCAAAAAACGGACTTACAAGAGCTTCATAAATCGCGGTCATGGCCTTAGTCATGGCATCGAAGGCGCCAATCTCTTCTTCCATTTGGACTTCCTGCAATTGCAGGGGCACCAGTGCCGGAGTCGTCTCCAAAAATTCTGTTTCTATACTCACCAGCACCCCGTCTAATAAACTAAGGACTTGAGGCGCTACAAAAACCAGGATCACAACACCAAAATTCCTAATTAAATCAGTAGGTTGTAATCCCCAGGTTGCTCCCTCCTGTTTAGCTGCACCTTCCTGATATTTTTTGAGAAGGTTGACCAGAAATAAAAGCACTGCCAGTGTTTTCATACCGGTAAGGGTATAGCTAATCAGGCTGGTTTCTTTAAGGGTTTGAAAAATGCTATCGATATACTCCAGACCTAAATTCATAATGGGAAGCAGATTAAAATGTTGAACAAAAAGCAATAGGTTTGCAATCATTAATTCATGGGCACCCTGGTATTCATTATATCCTGAAGTTCTCTAAAAGCGATAATATTTCGATATTGGCGTAATTGTTGTTTAACCTGAGCAAGTAGTTCACAGGACTTTTGCTCCTTCTTTTGGAGTAATTGTGTGCGATCATTATCGCTCATTTTAAATACGTTACTGGAAAGTACCTGATCAATAAAATCCAGATCTTTCAAGGAGAGTTCAATCATGGCCTCAAAATGATCAGAGATACGACGAGCCTCATTGGGATGCATATAAGGAGAATCAATAAGCTCCCTAACATCAGTACGTATCGTTTCATACAGTCGTTGATGACTATTGGTAAGTTCACGAACTGCCTGAAGCTGTTGCACTACCCGACTGACTTTTTCAATATTTTCCTTTTGCTTCTTTAAAAATTCTACTGTTTTTAAAAGGTTTGAGGTTTGTTTAGCCGACTCGATTAATTGTTTGGCAAGGCTAAGGAAATTGGTGTTGTCATAAACAGGCATTCCCTGAGAAGAAGCGTTATGCGAGATTAAAAGCATAAGAAGCATTATACCAATGACCAGCATCGATCGGAAACGAGTGCTGAAATCCGAAGTATTCAAATAAATTGATCGACCAGCACTGCTAAAAATAGGCATATCCTGACGGTCTGTTCTATTTTCAAAAAGTAAATTCATGACATATAAGATTTTAAAAGATTCATAATACAAGCAATAGGTTGTTCAAAAAAGACGTGGAGTTCGTCATCACTATCAAACAAGGGATGCTATGAATCGAGTGATGTGATGTAGTTGCTCTAATTAAGATGAAGGCTTTGATAAAAACTGAGTGATGGCCTTTTCCATATTTCCTAACTTTCGATACGCTCTTAAGATTTCCTCATTCTCTTTCCCATCGGTCAGATAGGCTGCATAAGCCTCGGGAGGCACTTCTAATCGATAAACATTACTTTGTCTTCCTATTTTGATAAAGACCTCCGTATATTTTTGCTTGCCGCTTAGCTTATTAGTAATCGATTTTAGCTGGTTATGATCATGAGATGATAATTTCAATCGGGATACCAATTCCTCATAGCCTTTCTCATTACGCAAGCTGTAAATGACCTGAGTATTCTCCAGAATACTAGCCGCGGTACTATTATGAGGAAGCTGATTTATAGACTGTAGAATTATACCAATAGCTCCATTTTGCTTACGTATAGCCTGATAATAGAACTCTACACTCTCTAGTACATTAGGAAACTTTAATTGTTTAGCAAACTCATCAAACAGTATAATCCCTTTTTCTTCTCGCTTGCTCCATATCGAGCGCTGCACTGCTGTTTTAATAAGTTTTAGCATCACCGCCAAAATCTCTTTGTTATCTCTAACTTCATCGAGTTCAAAAATAATCAGGCGTTTATCTTCCAATCGGTACTCCTTTTTTCCCGGCTGAAATAAATAACTATAAATCCCATCCCCAACATACTCTGAGAGAATATGCAAAAATCGGTTACGATCAAGAAAAGTTTCTTTATCAGCTGATTTAGTTATTTCATCAGTAACATTCTTCTCTCCCATGTGAATCAGAAAATTATAAAAGGCGTACATGTTATAGGGAGCGGGACTATTCTTATAATACCTCCTTAGCCAGTTTTTTAGTGTTACACTTTGCGCTTTAGAATTGGTATCAAAAGCCGTTAGTTCCAGTAGGAATACACTTAGTTCTTCCAATAGTTCTGGTGACGGATTCCCATCATCACAATAAAAAGGATTAATTCCGAGAGATTTTCCGGGCTCAAAACGTAAGATCAGATGCTCCTTCGGATATAATTGGGCAAATTTTGAATAGGAACCTCCCAGATCAATAATCACCAACCGGATCTGTTCTTCAAAATACTGACGAAGTATATTATTCGCTAAAAAAGATTTCCCCTCTCCTGTTGGCGCAAAAATCGCAAAGTTTCTAGCTTTAATTCGGTTTTTAGCCTCGTCCCAAACATCCTTTTTAACCGGTAGGTTATACTGCCGATCATTAAAGATGATGCCGGTAGTATCGGACTGATAATTTCCGGTATGAAGCCAGAGACAGAGGGCATGTTTCAGATCTGTAACGTAGGTATCACTGGCTCCAAAGTTAGAGGTAAAACCAAAGTAACTATTCAGCACGTAATGTGGAAGCGCCTGACCTGAGGGCAGATAAGGTCGAATATCCAACTGCTTACATTCCGCCATTAATTTCCCGGTGATCTCCTTAAGATGCTCTTTATGCTCATGCCAAAAAATAACATTAAATTGACCGCGTACCAATCGAGATTGCTCATCACGCACAATAGTATCGAGCACGGCTTCCAGTTTCTCACAGGTAATCACATTCTGGGAGCTAAAATTAGCACTCTTCTTTAAGGATTCTATGCGCTTTTCTAATGCTCGTTGCCATTTTTTAGAGTCCTCAATAATCAGCAATTGATTGACCATATGATGTTCATAAAGCTGTAATCCAAAGCCATCGATAAACCCCTGATAAAAATTAAAATCATCAGCCGTAAATGTCGCATGTGGGCGAGAACTTTTAAGCTCATCCTGAAAGCTGGATTCATGCTGGAATACCAGAGATTGAAAGTACTGATTCCCTAATTGAAGTGCATTAGAGCCGATTTGGATATCAGTATCATAATCAGCTACAAAGCCATTCCAAAAATCCTTACTAAAAGCTGTTATTTCCTGAGCGGTCATTCGATGTACTTTTAATTTTCCGGATTGATTTAAATAGGCTACGACATCGATGACATGGCGTTCAAAATGTTTCCATTCCTGATTGGATTGATCCACTTTAGCTTTAGACAATGCAGCAAAAGGATTTCGATATTTTGAACCGGCCAGTTTATTGTTTTTAGGCAGACTAAAAAAAAGCAAACATTGGTGATCCAGATGTTCCCTTCCTTTAAAATAATTATGGGTTGCCTGCTGCAAAAAACTTTTCGTTGGAAGATCTTTTGCTTGATAAGCTTTTTTTAAATACACATCCTGTTTATGAATATAAGTACCTACCGGCAAACTTTTAATCGCTTGAAACCAACTAGAGTGTAACTGATCAAAATCATTTTCAGACAGCGAATAAACCTCTGGCAAATGCACCCGATAAGCCAGACAAAAATTACCATTTGCAAAAAATACAGTATTGTTCTGTACATCCGCAATAGGGGGATATTTATAGAGATTCATAAGGCTCGATAAGTTTTTGATGAAACACCGTAATTTGTTTGGCACTCACATGCTTAGGAAATACGCGAAAAAACTGCAAGTGGGCCATGAGTTTCTTGAGGTTCATTAAAATCAGGTACAGCAGGATATTGCTACTGCACCCAATAATCAGCGCCATCCATCCAAAAGCAAAAATAATGACCAGTAAGCCAATAATTACGGCGATCATTTGCACGGCAAAAAGATAGACGGTAAGTCCAAAGATTAATGCTTCCTTTCGAATATCACGGTATGGTATATATTTTTTCATTATACTGCCATACTAATCAGATATGTAAAAATGCCCACTACGGCACCAGTAATCAGCACGAAGACTAGTACCCGGCTAATTCCTTTTTTGAGATCAGCATTTTCCCCAAAGAAGTGTCCAGCATTGAATAGAAAACCTACCAGAAAGATGACCCCAAGAAGAATGGGAAAAATCGCTCGGATCGTATCTGAAATCTCCGCTACAGAATCTTCAATACCTCCGATTTGAGCAGAAGCCGATGATGTAAAAAGCAAGCTAAAAATAATAGCGCTAAAGGATAGTAATTTTTTCATGAGTACAAGGTTTTAGGTTAAACAATAATTCATAAATGATTTACTGATC is from Zunongwangia endophytica and encodes:
- a CDS encoding alkaline phosphatase family protein, producing MKSKITMLAILLLVSSFRVLGQTDDEKHKKVVFIIVDGIAADMIEKVATPQINRIGKEGSYSEAYVGGEKGAYSETPTISAVGYNSLLTGVWVNKHNVYGNEIKQPNYNYPSIFRLYKNKYPRKKTAIFSTWEDNRTKLLGENLVGTNFLKVDFAFDGFEKDTISFPHDRYREYIKNIDKKVAYKAGEYIKKEAPDLSWVYLEFSDDMGHGYGDSPKLYEAITYEDSLIGNIYNAVKFREENFNEDWLFLVTTDHGRTLKDGKHHGGQTDRERSTWIAMNRKGNTYLTKSTPAIVDILPTMMDFLQIEPEDSVKQEWDGISLLGQIDAQGLKANLQNETITLNWSAIGNENNTAKFYITTTNNVKYGAKDDYRFLGEANIKKEFAKFSVKEKSDFFKILMETPNHQLNTWIIPIKSNN
- a CDS encoding TetR family transcriptional regulator, whose product is MGRKNLSVKRRKEIIQSFYRIAKKIGLENTSIAKVAEDMAISNGLVMHYFKTKDELLIGLNAYILEKHLKIVNSIEYGAMDNRKSLESFITSLFSRKWNTYFDDGVFYSCYALIYRKEDFNHSFRNYLEKLHQVLQLKLHEAKSYGVILNDNISEITEVIFALIDGAYYYLGMFDQKDDSYNKQEELYIKYAIQLLNFSSNSI
- a CDS encoding CBU_0592 family membrane protein codes for the protein MTLISLIGWLGAILFIIAYFLLSTGKLSAKRPTYHLLNVIGGICLVVNASKLDDFPNIVVNIVWALIALFALYRIIWNSKKNSEVE
- a CDS encoding DUF4138 domain-containing protein, whose protein sequence is MKFSYSFFYPSFHVSCRYSRFCFLLLMIPASYIGIAQKKSLDTLYANEQMQVALFFPKPIQQAITGASQMSFTYNKDYPQQFGVLKATPGKSSNLLVIDQDQNVYSFLLQYQSTLSTLNYFFTLDDAIFKLKDTLTATNSLSNLQIASYDSLKAFKKFARYLLDRDLKVMKRTHKDGMRMKLYTVQYFNEKAFIKINLSNRSEVSFRPGEITISLQTKKQGKRKSMQRQLLPIDYKLQVPEIIYKGDEFNFILMVPKFTIPKNWQLTIEIKENGGRRNIQLVKKKAL
- the traM gene encoding conjugative transposon protein TraM, with the protein product MIKLDKKTIVFGSVLLCILLFTLAYTVLVWTEDTEERTIENVPKNPNIPALKDPENGFDSRREAVDQLKEKKPSTVPSLYDEIEETSDSLPYETTIHAQQQKDNIYSNEEMRNQQGWTMDSWSFQEQAEDTLSAVEIPSTATGNVSLEKRLKSDTDSSAISKSRQQEIRLRQEALFSYNHVNTHIAENTMISPIPVAVSKTQKVQSNSRVELYLLREIQFKGNVYPAFTPIYGFVSLGPNRVFLRITNIKGDPVSLSAYDLQDGNEGIYVVNNFRAEASREILDDVIQDINIPSVPQVGGLKNLFRKHNRNIKVTIANHYRLFLKP
- a CDS encoding conjugal transfer protein TraK; the encoded protein is MNYTKKSSYQNIYSVLRINRLVSICVSIGAFTACILSGFLIYKMHQEALHNAFAVTESGQVIPLIWQERSNQLEIEAKAHLERFHYAFYGLTPDTYEDQLEKALWLGNSSVDEVYRQKKADGVYNRILQYALVQKVDSIKSTLDSKQSPYPFRTQVFFSIHRGNVKEHYVLMTSGKLLPVKRSFPRNPHGLMITDFYENRLQKRTDTENE
- a CDS encoding conjugal transfer protein: MNLLFENRTDRQDMPIFSSAGRSIYLNTSDFSTRFRSMLVIGIMLLMLLISHNASSQGMPVYDNTNFLSLAKQLIESAKQTSNLLKTVEFLKKQKENIEKVSRVVQQLQAVRELTNSHQRLYETIRTDVRELIDSPYMHPNEARRISDHFEAMIELSLKDLDFIDQVLSSNVFKMSDNDRTQLLQKKEQKSCELLAQVKQQLRQYRNIIAFRELQDIMNTRVPMN
- a CDS encoding TraG family conjugative transposon ATPase → MNLYKYPPIADVQNNTVFFANGNFCLAYRVHLPEVYSLSENDFDQLHSSWFQAIKSLPVGTYIHKQDVYLKKAYQAKDLPTKSFLQQATHNYFKGREHLDHQCLLFFSLPKNNKLAGSKYRNPFAALSKAKVDQSNQEWKHFERHVIDVVAYLNQSGKLKVHRMTAQEITAFSKDFWNGFVADYDTDIQIGSNALQLGNQYFQSLVFQHESSFQDELKSSRPHATFTADDFNFYQGFIDGFGLQLYEHHMVNQLLIIEDSKKWQRALEKRIESLKKSANFSSQNVITCEKLEAVLDTIVRDEQSRLVRGQFNVIFWHEHKEHLKEITGKLMAECKQLDIRPYLPSGQALPHYVLNSYFGFTSNFGASDTYVTDLKHALCLWLHTGNYQSDTTGIIFNDRQYNLPVKKDVWDEAKNRIKARNFAIFAPTGEGKSFLANNILRQYFEEQIRLVIIDLGGSYSKFAQLYPKEHLILRFEPGKSLGINPFYCDDGNPSPELLEELSVFLLELTAFDTNSKAQSVTLKNWLRRYYKNSPAPYNMYAFYNFLIHMGEKNVTDEITKSADKETFLDRNRFLHILSEYVGDGIYSYLFQPGKKEYRLEDKRLIIFELDEVRDNKEILAVMLKLIKTAVQRSIWSKREEKGIILFDEFAKQLKFPNVLESVEFYYQAIRKQNGAIGIILQSINQLPHNSTAASILENTQVIYSLRNEKGYEELVSRLKLSSHDHNQLKSITNKLSGKQKYTEVFIKIGRQSNVYRLEVPPEAYAAYLTDGKENEEILRAYRKLGNMEKAITQFLSKPSS